The Ipomoea triloba cultivar NCNSP0323 chromosome 13, ASM357664v1 genomic interval ACCTATTAAAAAATAGACGAAATTTGCAAAGTCAGTTATAACTTAAAGACGAGAAGTGAATTGAAGACAACCAACAAGTAGGGACAAACcttacaattaccctataatttagggacgacaaatgtaatttttctcaataataataaaaaaagtatttacATGATTTACATCTCCCATATACTCTGTTGGGCCGCGGCGTGGGGTCCTTAGAGTTGGCAATTCTACCTTTTGAGaaggaagaaaataaaagaagtatTTATATTCGAAATGTTTCTTGTGTTTTctaccaaaaagaaaaatctacggagtaataaataatgcaggtctctctctctatatatatatatatatattctttcattattaaatattcaagtaaaaaaaaaactaaatactcATAATCTACCCAAGGTAGTAAAAAGATTAAACGAAAAAcccgtaatatttttattaaaaggaatcttgttttatttttgtatcgTTTCCATATAGACCAAGACTCacttttgttgttgttggaaATCATTTCATATTAGTGTTTCATGAAAAAGCATCCTTTTATGTTTCATGAATGTAGTATGAACCATCATTGAATTTGGTTATGAGTTTCCCTACTTTTCGGGAAGGTgttgaaagtaaaaaaaaataataacaataatgacTAGCTAGATGCCTAGATAGAGTTGTGTTATACGGGACAATACTTAGAATCAAATAACTTTAATCATGCACTTCTATTCAATAGTACTATAATCcccttaaaaataaaataaatctttttttgaaataaaaaataaaataattcttaaaCATTCATTACATAACATgttattatacggagtattaattaactttttataatgtgaatttttttattaatttatgaatatctaataaaaataattattggtGATGAATTTTATGTCTTCCTGcctatatcaaaatttaaattaaaattaaaatgagcaccaaaattaaataatgtcGCCAGTTgccacaaattaaatttatttagaataatTTCCCAATTTTGCGCCAACGAATCAACAAAACAAGCCaattcatattaattatttattgtatataCTCACTAGGAACTAGtgaaataaagtatataatttgaTGCATATATTGATTATCATTCTTTTTATTAGGGTATCGAGGAACACGCACATTTACTATTTGCAATGTTGCAGAAGGCTCTAGTCGAGTGTCGGGGATGTCTAGTGCCTAGTGCGCCgcctaactaaaaaaaattcattcaaaACGACAATATTTTGAGCGAAAAAATCTATTAAAAATGTTCTGGTCGGCTCGGGCGAATTCGGAGCCAAGTTCGGCGACTCAACTGCCTAGTCGGCCGGCCGGCTAGCAACCACCTGCACCCCTTTACGTCTCAACTTAGGGGCGTCTAACACCTAAGCAACCGCCTAGaccaatttttacaacactgacTACTTGTTGGAGTTGTGGGTGTGTATTAAATAAATTCTACTcatgtataatatatcatttttttatttagttcatttttttttgtgtaacccAGGGTCTCCACCTTCGGACACAGTAGCTAACCCCTCGCTAGATTGTAGGCACCTTTATAGGGTGGGACAGCTGGTCTGGAGATTTAAATAAAACCACGACATATATAATTCGTTATAGGTGTATGCACTGAGGCTtgctttttaaataatttcaattggaaagaagaagaagattctAAAATTTGTTAAACGATTCCACTTTCATAAACAAAATCGGATGTACCTAAACTAACAGCTCAAAGGCCAATAATGGACCGTGATGCCAAAAATGTGAGGGAAATAAACTAGTAATGTGCCAACCATAAATTCCATTGGTATATAAAATGTTTCTCTTCTTTATTATAAGTGAACAAAAGTTggaaaaattcaattatattatagatagttcataataattcaataataaaaggaagaaattttatacaataacaactttttattatttaacaattaCGTGACACCATAGACAAATCTCGGAACGACATTATATAATGGTAGGCGTTAATTAAGTTGCAAGTGTGTGTTACCTTTTTCCCTTAGAAAGGTCTTTTAAAATTGTGactcaaaatgaaaaatattattatggtacATGACTAATTATAtacatagtattttttttacctCATTATTTAGATTTGTAGGAAGTGATCGAGTTAATATTCTTAAGATTGTATTCATATTTAAGattctttattttacacaaaaaaaaataataataataaaaaaaaaaaaacaaaagaagagaaTGCTTCAAATTCAAATGTTGTTACGACTTATAATGACATTGTTCATAAACAACATATTGATATGTAAATGTTTaatgggaaaatgacacttatTTTCTATGAGTCATATGTgtatgacactttttcccccttgAGTTATTATGTATTCACATTTGCTCCttaataatgttaaaaatgGCGATTTTCTCCCTTATATGTTAGATGTacatttttatccttaaaaataatctagtatttcatttatttttcttctccaataaATCAATACTTATATGTATTGATGACTACGGtttggttcgaacctaaccaaacattgTAGCAATCAAATCGAAACAGTAGGGATGGTTTGGGTTACGAttcaaaacccaaaaaaataaaataaaataaaataaaatagttgttaaatttagactattttaaaaataaaaaatagagcttacaaaaaaaaaaattttgaattggtGTTTCAAACCAAAACTGGAACCTTCTTAAAAAGTTTTCGTTCCGATTTATCATTTCCCATAACCATGAATCGGAATCGAACCGTAGTCATATTTACTTATATGTGGAATTAGAAGAAATGTGAAACTGAAACCTTCTTAAAAAGTTCTCGTTCCGATTTATCATTTCCCAGAAGTCCAGAACCATGAATCGGAATCGAACCGTAGTCATATTTACTTATATGTGGAATTAGAAGaaatgtgaaaatgatcaaacaatATTGGTAAATGATAAATCAGTTCGGTTCGGTTCTagtttcgattttgaaccgtcaattcaaaatttatttatttatttaattttgtaaattctatttcttattttggaaatagtctaaattcaacaattcttttattttatttcgaTTTAGAATCGTAACTAAAATCGTCCTTATTGTTTCGGTTCAATTATTACAGTATCCGGTTAGGTTCGAATCGAACCGTACTCATTcctacatataagcaataatttgatgtagaagaaaaataaatgaaaaacttctttttaagggtaaaaaagtccatttaataataaaagagagaaaatcCGCCACTTTAACATAATTTAGGGGACAAATatgaatacataaataattttggAGGAAAAAAGTGTTATAAGCATATAACTCAGAGAcgaaaaatgtaaattttcatttaaacaTTTACATATCAATATGTGGGTTGATGAACAATGTCGTTATAAGTCGTAACAATGGATGCTTTAGGGGGATGTGTgaattatataacataaataatgtGTCACTATTTTctcaaattataattaattaaaaaattacttcCATACATTATTCTAATGAATGAGAAACTTCACTTAAGACTTGTTTTCAgtgacatcaaacccttccctttatacgggaggtgatgggttcgagcctcagtggaggcaatgctGACtcctgcattgtaatagagttagtagtattcaaaaaaaaaaaaaaagacttgttTTCAGTAGTAGGATGATGTTAAGTCTCGAAATTTGATTTCCTTTTTCATATGTTTGAAACAAATTTATAAAGTTTAAGATATAATTCAATCACATTGAAAAATCATCTAAGttataaaaaacaaagaatgaaaaagaaaaatatgtaacaCATGGCGATATCGAGGAAGGAAAATGAATTGAAATGGAAAGAAAGAGGTCGGTTCCTTACACCCAACGTATTTTGTTTATGTATGCCTTTGAGAGGATAAGAACGACctcctctttcttttttctttttctttttttaaataaaaaaatgaatagacAAAAAATCCAATTTTGCCCCCTCCCCCAAGCCAGTGCAATACAAGTACCTGACTCTTTGTCACCGCCTCCACTTCTGTACTCTCCCATTCCCCAATTAACCTTTTCTATTCTCCCACAAAGCCTTTCAAGCTGGCGATTGATAATCAAGACACCACTGTGAAGCCCAAGAACAGGAGAATCATGGTAATGTAATCCATTCCCCATTTCTTCAATTTCCCATTTTTCCGGTTGGTTGGTTCTATTTGTTGTTTACtttttgatgatatatatatagggagcTGGAGGGCCTGATGAGGATGACAATAGATGGCCGCCATGGCTGAAACCCATGCTCAAAGAACGCTTCTTTGTTCAATGCAATCTCCACGCCGATTCCCACAAGAGCGAATGCAATATGTTCTGCCTTGACTGTATCAATGGCCCTCTCTGCTCTCTCTGTTTGCCCAATCACTCACACCACCGCGCCATTCAGGTATTCAATCTTCACCCAGAAATTGTCTGCGTTGACTTTGGTTTTTGTTCCTCATTTGATGGGAATTTTGCAGATTAGGAGATCATCGTACCATGATGTGATCAGAGTGAACGAGATTCAGAAGTTTCTGGACATTTCTGCTGTCCAGACCTACATTATCAACAGCGCCAAGGTTGTGTTCTTGAATGAGCGGCCCCAACCCAGGCCCGGCAAGGGCGTCACCAATACCTGTGAAGTTTGCCACCGCAGCCTTCTTGACTCTTTCCGTTTCTGCTCTTTGGGCTGCAAGGTAAATTCTGATTTCGCAACCTAAGCTCTGATACAATCTGATACCATTTATCCAAGTTATCATGTTACACATTTTTCGAGACATTAAATTTGGAACTTGGCCCTTTACTTTTCATCGGCCTCTGTCTGGGTGTTGGAGTTGGTTTTTACTGGCCAAATTCTTGCATTTCGAGGCGGcgattgaagattttttttggattatttcAAGATTGTATTGGCTTCTCTACGTTTACAGATTGTCGGGACATCCAAGAATTTCGTGAGAAAGCCGAAACGGTTGCCGGAGAAGAAGAGGACGGCGGcgatggcggcggcggcgtcgGACTCGGAGGACTCGTATTGCAGCCGCCATAGCCATGGGCGGGTGAGCAGAAAGGTGCAGAGCTTCACACCGTCAACGCCACCACCAACTTGTGTTAATTACAGAACTGCCAAGCGAAGAAAGGGAATTCCACACAGAGCCCCAATGGGAGGGCTCATCATTGAATACTAGGCTTTTGCAGTTTTGCTCACAGGCCCTTCATCTTCTCCTAAATTACCCTAatccccccacccccacccaaaATGATATACACCCACCCTAGCTCACCCATAGccatgttgttgttgttgtatgtATATAGTAGCCACTAATAGAAGAATGAAGgttaagataaaaaaaaaaatgtagggGCAGAAGTTGGAATAAGTAAATGTGGAAGGACTAAAGCCGCTAAGTTAGAAGTTGGGCTTAGAAAATAAgctatataaataataataatagtttgatAATGAAATATGAGATACTAGAGTGGTTGTTTACACATATAACAGGTTTTTGTGTGTATGgatgaaaaatgtaaatatCGTTTTCTGTGTTTATATGCCGTAATGGAATAtcactttgttattttttcttgcattcttttattatattattatctttcttttttctcatCTATGGGAAAGCAGAActgaataataatatttaaagataaGTGCTAGAATTTGTCATTATTTAGAAtaagataaattttaaatagcatttttcttaatattaaagCTGGTTTATTTATGTCTACATGAGCGTAATTTACTGGTTCAAGCAATATTTGCAAGAAAagattaaagtttaaaatttgattACAGTAGTGTTACGGTTATGTTCGAAGTGAGCAGATAAGCACTGTTTGAAAGAAGAGATCAAGGTTCGAAGTTTAACCATGACAGTTTAAAATAGTCAGATTTTTTATGCGTATTTGGATATGTTTGTTGAGTCACTAAATTATCGTAATTTACATACTATTACATATTCTGTCGGGTTAGAGTGTGGGGAGTATTTTGAAGTTGGGAATTCAAattttgggagaaaaaaaattggtttattTGCTTATTCTGGAAAATGTTGACTGGTTAAGAGGGGCCGAGGTGGGGACACACGTGGGATAGGTTAACATGGTAGTCGCCATCTACTGTTACGTGTCGGGAGGTGATTGGTAAGTGGAAAGCTAAATGTCTCGATTCTCGGATCAATAAATTAGGTTTAGCCGCCCTCGGGAAATAATATTAATGTGGATTTTCATGGTGGAGGAGTTTCCTTTGAATTCAGTGATTTCTGCCGCACGATTGGAATCGTACGGTGCTGATTGGGTTTAGTGTTTCTCAGTGGGTGGGTGGAATCCCAaatcctttctttcttttcaacattaaaaaattatggtaAAATATTGGGAAAATACTACGTAGATTCACACGTTTTACTGAAATTTTTAATCCTTATAAATTTTGGATGGAAACATTTTTCTGGAATTCTCACGATGAAAATATCTCATCCTTATTTGTCACATCATGAAAGAAGTAAAAGTGAGTGAGTGAAATTTAAGATTACATGTTGTTTTAGTAGAACTCTAAATACTGTGCTTCTcctattacaaataataatttattaataaccAGCTTAGTTGGCATGAGTAGCCGTAGACTTTAGTCCCTTACGAGCGGTTGGGAGCTCGAACACCTTCTCGTATGGACAAACTAATCTGGCCAGcactttgtcccttaattgggTCGGTCCGGTTCAAACAAGGATTAGTTTGAATATGATATGGGCTTAAAAGTTCTTTATACAGTTAAGGTCTATTCAGGaccagttgttataccgtggaccatgatcaCAAAACGATATCGTTTCAATACGTGGGAGGAACGGTTCCCATAATTCTCTgtaattgatactacagttcatctcaaatgatactgcacttgtgttgaactgatactgcagttgtgttgaactgatactgcagttgtcggaggtcgtttcatccgtctggaactgtagttgtgttgaactgatattgcaattgtgttgaattgatactgcggttgtgttgaaagggaactgcagttgagTAGAACGGAGGcagtttcatccgtctgtttttattaatcaaaacgacgtcgttttgatgcgcggtacacagtaaaatttgtgactcaagacacctcgtggtctaaAAAAAAGGATTAATGGGTATTGTCTCAtgctttactcttttttttttccttttttgaaacacatattttttacaatgtaatatctgttctatAATTTCTCATTCTTTTTCAGTCCAAAGAATAAATGTCTCACCACCGTACCACCAGGGTTCAATCCTATGACAAcccattttttttgagtactattgactctgttacaatgtagtatctgttcatagctactttctcaacctactgaaacacaaagaatcaacagttgcctccactgaggctcgaacctactcccatcatccatgtgagtactcatttagaatggtaacagaAGTGTTATCACAATATATAGTAGTTGGCTCCTCATACCCTACTTgttttgtcaaaattttaacttgtgtttatttccattttttaatttctatttctcAATAtctgtttttaaaattttttttttataaactacATTTATTAACacttattttctctaattttaacttttcattataaaaaatattaattactaAACACATCATTCAAATTACAGCATTGTTCATGccacttttttcttttagtttgctatatttttctaacaaaaCTGTGATTTATTGCTGTTTAAGTtatcaaataaatatagaataagAAGAAATAAATTAGAAAGCATTGAAATATGAATACAACTTGTATAAATTATACTCTGTATGTACTAAtgacccaattttttttttccaaactcaACGACTATTGGAAAGTAGAATTATTGTACCAAAAAGAGTGAGGTTAGACCTCGGAGTCAAACACCAATATAATCAAATTGATATTtaaatctattaaaaaaaaaaagaaataatgacCAAATAGGTCACAGAACTACGCACGAAACTGTAATTGgaccatcgaactaaaaaaaaatacaattaggtcTCAGAACAACACAAAATCAAGCAAAAGTCTCAGAACAACACAAAATCAAGCAATTGAAccaaaaatgacatgtttacctATTAAATTAGTTGTTGACATGGCTGTTAccagattttaaaaaaaattaattttattttaataattttaaataaataaattataattaaaaaaaaaagaaaaaaagaaaaagaagccaAGCTATCGGAGCTTCGTCTCCAGGTTGCTGGAAACGAAGCCGCAGgttcctctttctttttttttttttaaattaatttatttaaaatttattaaaataaaattaaaaaaattattttttaattgcttGATATTGCATTGTTTAGggattaaattataatttttttgaatttaatgaCCTAATCGTAATTTTATGTGTAGTTCATTGACCTATTTGATTCTTATtctaaaaaacaaaatgaaatttcaGATTCAACATTCATGATACTGTTAAGCTTGTTTGGGTGGGGTGGGGGTAGGGGGGACAAACTGAAATTGAGGCAGTTTGTTTATAAAATCTTGTGAGCTGCAGATGGCTTGTCGTCATAAGGAATTGATGGTTTTTTGTCATGGATGCTAAATGTTGTCTGAAATGGTTGTggagggcaaattataccatttaCTACAATTCACCTTGCATATTTTAGaccttaatttaaaataaaatgtaaattatgtGTGTATGcggttaatatattatgtgtctatataaaaattaaaggtACATActctatagttaacatattatatatctgcAGTTAACTTATTATGCGTCTTAATAAACTTATATATAAGCGAAGaataatatgttaataactGCAAACACATACTTTTTGAATTAGTGTTCACAATAAAAGGTGGACCTGGTCCATAGTACAACAATAGG includes:
- the LOC116001004 gene encoding uncharacterized protein LOC116001004; the encoded protein is MGAGGPDEDDNRWPPWLKPMLKERFFVQCNLHADSHKSECNMFCLDCINGPLCSLCLPNHSHHRAIQIRRSSYHDVIRVNEIQKFLDISAVQTYIINSAKVVFLNERPQPRPGKGVTNTCEVCHRSLLDSFRFCSLGCKIVGTSKNFVRKPKRLPEKKRTAAMAAAASDSEDSYCSRHSHGRVSRKVQSFTPSTPPPTCVNYRTAKRRKGIPHRAPMGGLIIEY